One genomic segment of Methanothermobacter wolfeii includes these proteins:
- a CDS encoding ornithine cyclodeaminase, nickel-pincer nucleotide-dependent produces MNSREVELRGHIIDSLILPRALDIIMDMGGDFQILEIEIGKRKSDPSHARILVEAETPTLLNKILDELSEIGASIAEIKEVQLREAEMDRVLPEDFYSTTNHQTFIYYGGEWVEVEGIEMDCMIVVDPKTRRARCKPIGRIKKGDLVVVGREGIKVVPPERPRGKQGVFEFMGSDVSSEKPLVTTIKKIASEITEIKRRGGKIGLVGGPAIVHTGSAPVIAEMIREGFIDVLFAGNALATHDIENALYGTSLGVDIESGESVSRGHRHHINAINEINRAGSIGDAVEKGVLRSGIMYECVKNNVPFVLAGSIRDDGPLPDVITDVIEAQEEMRKYVQDLDMIIMIATMLHSIATGNILPSRVKTICVDINPATVTKLSDRGSSQAVSVVTDVGAFLPILLHELKKMNNDGD; encoded by the coding sequence ATGAATTCTCGAGAGGTGGAACTAAGGGGTCACATAATCGACAGTCTCATACTCCCCAGGGCCCTTGATATAATAATGGATATGGGTGGAGATTTCCAGATACTTGAGATCGAGATAGGTAAAAGGAAATCGGATCCAAGCCATGCAAGGATACTGGTGGAGGCAGAGACACCCACACTTTTAAACAAGATACTTGATGAACTGAGTGAAATAGGGGCCTCCATTGCTGAGATAAAGGAGGTCCAGCTCAGAGAGGCTGAAATGGACAGGGTGCTCCCTGAGGACTTCTACTCAACAACAAACCACCAGACCTTCATATATTATGGTGGTGAATGGGTGGAGGTTGAGGGAATTGAAATGGACTGCATGATAGTGGTTGACCCCAAAACCCGAAGGGCCAGATGCAAACCCATAGGCAGGATAAAAAAAGGCGACCTTGTCGTTGTTGGCAGGGAGGGTATAAAGGTTGTTCCACCCGAAAGGCCCAGGGGGAAGCAGGGCGTCTTTGAATTCATGGGCAGCGATGTTTCAAGTGAAAAGCCCCTGGTAACCACCATAAAAAAGATAGCCTCCGAGATAACTGAGATAAAGAGGCGCGGGGGTAAGATAGGCCTCGTTGGAGGACCTGCAATTGTACACACGGGCTCAGCCCCCGTCATCGCCGAAATGATAAGGGAGGGCTTCATAGATGTTTTATTCGCAGGCAACGCCCTGGCCACCCATGACATAGAAAATGCACTCTACGGCACATCCCTGGGCGTGGACATAGAAAGCGGTGAATCAGTGAGCAGAGGACACAGACATCATATAAACGCAATAAATGAGATAAACCGTGCAGGTTCAATAGGCGATGCCGTGGAGAAGGGTGTTCTAAGGTCAGGGATAATGTATGAGTGTGTTAAGAATAACGTCCCCTTCGTCCTTGCAGGTTCAATAAGGGATGACGGACCACTCCCTGATGTTATAACAGACGTTATAGAGGCCCAGGAGGAGATGAGGAAATACGTCCAGGACCTTGACATGATCATAATGATAGCCACCATGCTCCACTCCATCGCAACGGGCAACATACTCCCATCAAGGGTGAAGACGATATGTGTTGATATAAACCCTGCAACCGTCACCAAGCTATCTGACAGGGGGAGCTCACAGGCCGTGAGTGTGGTGACCGATGTGGGCGCGTTCCTGCCCATCCTCCTCCATGAACTCAAGAAGATGAACAATGATGGGGATTGA